From the genome of Drosophila melanogaster chromosome 2L, one region includes:
- the CG31797 gene encoding uncharacterized protein: protein MRRKALQRRRSAGRENDPPQLGRHDRQDNRSQRAETYPSIRKGKPHCDPNKNEATTRLANTLEADGSGRPYDMVKDDVLLAWQQSPHKDTLGFYGVGSPTHQPESVVFNQVVAACLVKVNGGGTQRRIPKQDKKPSPRDTLAQKNRTPQICKPFVLNRHALQSDLQQIPHVQQQLDPRQAFGTLYCTDHNQVPHDSTRVARQMYTGISRHQVSNIEPARKKDPRGLRHPQWYCPPDGLEPRHGCTQYEWAKRKLDPNPNNNEFRHCPQGKDEHKSPEPLNYDQLYSRIIKCFEPKPSPDPLCEPYEKCCKPKRSHGKDNQGGGDSQIPKGPSRPTKSSGDPGNPIGHGNREPGEEDKVTIVRDDGNGDRGDKENDKDKNQFVNKDKPRVSIKENDNDGDQNNDKNKDKVVNFNQEENKYKNQDRYKNKEDKEKEREKKKREKAKEKKKGKDKETEKKREKVKKKKEKNKETGKGKEKARERDKENYKGIERPREKEEGERKEREKEEEENEIENENNKEKELGKEQEIEKFKERERPHEKDKPMEREQEREEKGKQEEKERERGIEKEREKGKGKEKEVNKEHETGKQKEDKNRGKDQFPEKGKEKKQQKHKEKYKDEDKIKDMDLEYEKYDRDDIKIPNNKKNKNKSNEDSKIEENKPNSNLPEVTSRFFDIPVDMEFDKTIKRGTRVEDYEFPALEIVRDEPAAPTCKLKDPPKKKKMKRIKKVCKDKPKKVCPPCPPAGCQCEICHFMDRPFNEQEAPFMREMRRVEQKRQLRAYYRQMRHQEYIRDRCKTEYRAPRHQCDPIYCSNFLCQNPRLAEHCDCLGAVQELQNLLSGSKDNEDHSRLLLRVENLRKRVCQRMCDCILA from the coding sequence ATGCGCAGGAAGGCGTTGCAGCGGCGTCGCTCTGCTGGCCGAGAAAACGATCCACCACAGCTCGGAAGGCACGACCGGCAGGACAACCGCTCCCAACGAGCGGAGACGTATCCCTCGATCCGAAAAGGAAAGCCACATTGCGACCCCAACAAGAACGAGGCCACCACACGGTTGGCCAACACCCTCGAGGCCGATGGCAGTGGGCGACCCTACGACATGGTCAAAGACGACGTGCTGCTCGCTTGGCAGCAAAGTCCTCACAAGGACACGTTGGGCTTCTATGGCGTAGGATCGCCCACCCACCAGCCCGAGTCGGTGGTGTTCAACCAGGTGGTGGCCGCCTGCTTGGTCAAGGTCAACGGCGGCGGCACTCAGCGGAGGATCCCTAAACAGGATAAAAAGCCATCCCCAAGGGATACGTTAGCGCAAAAGAACCGTACCCCTCAGATTTGCAAGCCTTTTGTCTTAAACCGCCACGCATTGCAGTCTGATCTACAGCAGATTCCCCACGTTCAACAGCAACTGGATCCGCGACAGGCTTTCGGGACGCTATACTGCACTGATCATAATCAAGTTCCTCACGATTCCACTAGAGTGGCACGCCAGATGTACACCGGCATTTCCAGACATCAAGTTTCTAACATTGAGCCAGCAAGAAAAAAAGACCCACGTGGTCTGCGCCATCCCCAGTGGTACTGCCCCCCGGATGGCTTGGAGCCTCGCCATGGGTGCACCCAGTACGAGTGGGCCAAGCGCAAGCTGGATCCTAATCCCAATAACAATGAGTTTCGGCATTGTCCGCAAGGGAAAGATGAACACAAGAGTCCGGAACCACTGAACTACGATCAGCTGTATAGTAGAATCATTAAGTGCTTTGAGCCAAAGCCTTCTCCAGATCCGCTTTGCGAGCCCTATGAGAAGTGCTGTAAGCCGAAAAGATCCCATGGAAAGGATAATCAAGGAGGAGGTGACAGTCAAATACCCAAAGGACCCAGTAGGCCCACAAAGTCTTCGGGCGATCCAGGTAATCCAATTGGACACGGAAATCGCGAACCAGGAGAGGAAGATAAAGTAACTATAGTGCGAGATGATGGAAACGGAGATAGAGGGGACAAAGAAAATGACAAGGATAAAAATCAATTCGTTAATAAAGATAAGCCAAGAGTTTCAATTAAGGAAAATGATAATGATGGTGATCAAAACaacgataaaaataaagacaaggtcgtaaattttaatcaagaagaaaataaatataaaaatcagGATAGATACAAGAATAAAGAGGACAAAGAAAAAGAacgagaaaagaaaaaaagggaaaaggcgaaagaaaagaaaaaaggcaAGGATaaagaaacagaaaagaaGAGAGAAAAGgtaaagaaaaagaaagaaaagaacaaggaaacgggaaaaggaaaggaaaaagcAAGGGAAAGagataaagaaaattataaagGAATTGAAAGACCaagagaaaaagaagaaggcgaaagaaaagaaagagaaaaggaagaagaagaaaacgaaatagaaaatgaaaataacaaGGAAAAAGAACTTGGAAAGGAACAGGAAAtagaaaaatttaaagaaagGGAAAGACCACATGAAAAGGATAAGCCAATGGAACGAGAACAAGAAAGGGAAGAAAAGGGAAAgcaagaagaaaaagaaaggGAAAGAGGAATtgaaaaagaaagagaaaaagGAAAGGGGAAAGAAAAAGAAGTTAACAAGGAACATGAAActggaaaacaaaaggaagACAAAAACAGAGGAAAGGATCAATTTCCAGAAAAGGGCAaagaaaaaaagcaacaaaaacacaaagaaaaatataaagatgAAGATAAAATCAAAGACATGGATTTAgaatatgaaaaatatgaCCGTGATGATATTAAAATtccaaacaataaaaagaacaaaaataaatcaaacgaAGATAgtaaaattgaagaaaataaaCCGAACAGCAACCTGCCAGAAGTGACCTCGCGATTCTTCGATATCCCCGTGGATATGGAGTTCGATAAAACTATCAAAAGAGGAACTAGGGTGGAAGATTACGAATTTCCAGCCCTAGAAATTGTCAGGGACGAGCCAGCGGCTCCGACTTGTAAGCTAAAGGATCCGcccaagaaaaagaaaatgaagaGGATTAAGAAAGTTTGCAAGGATAAGCCCAAGAAAGTCTGTCCACCTTGTCCACCGGCAGGTTGCCAGTGCGAGATCTGTCACTTCATGGATCGCCCTTTCAACGAACAGGAGGCTCCCTTCATGCGGGAAATGAGGCGTGTGGAGCAGAAGCGCCAGCTGCGTGCCTATTACCGCCAGATGCGCCATCAGGAATACATCCGGGATCGATGCAAGACAGAGTACCGGGCGCCCAGGCACCAATGCGATCCGATCTACTGCTCCAACTTCTTGTGCCAAAATCCCCGACTCGCCGAGCACTGCGATTGCCTGGGAGCCGTCCAGGAGCTGCAGAATCTTCTCTCCGGCTCCAAGGACAACGAGGATCACAGCAGACTGCTCCTGCGCGTCGAGAATCTCCGGAAACGCGTTTGCCAGCGAATGTGCGATTGCATTCTGGCGTGA